ATCGTGACCGCGATCGAGGCGCGGGACGGCGATGCCGCCTACGAGGCGCTGCGCCGCCATATCAGCCGCGCCTTCGAGACGCGCCTTCTGGTCGATGCGGGGGAATTGAAGCTGCGCTAGCCGAAATGCCCGTGCGAAGTCTTGTCCCAGTAGAAGGGGTTTCGCACCATCTCCCACAGCGCCTTGTAGACCGAGAAGGTCGCGAGCGGGAAATAGAGCAGCATCGTCGGCACCCAGAGCGGGTTCATCCGGTGGCCCGTCTTGCGGATGGCGAGGATGCCGATGGTGATGTTGATCGCCTCGGTCATCAGGAACATCGCCACCAGCAGGATGACGCACCAGCCGGGCAAGGCCTGCGTCACCGGATGCGGCAGGCCCAGTGCCAGCAGCCAGTACGACCACAGCACCGGCGCAAGGATGGCCTGCGACAACGCGCAGAAGAACATGATCTGAAAACCGATGAAGGCCCGCGCCCCGATTTCCCGCCACAGGCGGGCCGGGGCGCGCATATGGACGATCCACGTCATCATATAGCCCTTCTGCCAGCGGGAGCGCTGCTTCACCCATGCCAGCGGCATGCAGTTCGCCTCTTCTTGCGTGACGGTGGCGATCATCTCGGTCCGGTAGCCGGACCGGGCAAGGCGCAGGCCCAGATCGGCATCCTCGGTCACGTTATGGGCATCCCACGCGCCGACATGTTCCAGCACCTCGCGGCGGACATAGAGCGTGGTCCCCCCCAGCGGGATCGCCATCCCCATGCGCTGAATGCCGGGCAGGATCACGCGGAACAGCGTCGCATATTCGATCGTGAAGCAGCGCGCGATCCAATTCGTGCGGGGGTTGTAGTAATCCAAGATCCCCTGAAGGCAGGCCAGTTCCGGCCCCGCGGCGGCAAAGCGCGCGACGACGCGGCGGATCTGATCGGGGGCGGGGGCATCCTCGGCGTCGAAGATGCCGACGATGCTGCCCCGGCAGGTCGAGAGCGCGTGGTTCAGCGCCCGCGGCTTCGTCTTCAGCTTGCCATGCGGGGTGACGATGACCCGCATCCATGGCGGCAGCGCGGCGCGGGCAAGGGCGTCGCGCGTCAGGTGGTCGCGCTCCTCCACGGCCAGAAGGATCTCCAGCCGCTCGCGCGGATAGTCGAGGCAGGACAGGCGCTGGATCAGGCGTTCGGCGATGTCGGCCTCGCGGTAGAGGGCGACGATGACCGACACGATGGGCAGGCGCGCCGGCAGCGCGCTGGGCGGCGGCGGCACGGCCCGGTGCGCGGCGATGGCCGCCGCCAGCTTCAGCCCCATGCACAGCACGAGCGAGATCACCGCCCAGATCGTCGCCGCCGCCAGCACCCCTCCGGGCCAGAGCAGCACGAGCCCGCCCAGCACCACCAGCCCAAGGGCCAGCGGCTGTTGAACGGCGGCCGTGCTCCAGCCGCGGCAGCTGTAGCGGTCGGGAACGCGGTGCTGGGCCAGAAGCGCCAGCGTCGCCCCGCGCGCGGCCAGAAGGGCGGCGTTGATCCCGCCCTCGTCGGCCAAGGCGCAGACGACGGGGCCGAACCGGGCGGCGAGATGCTCCCGCTCGGCATCGAACACCTCGGGCAGGGGGGCGAGGATCACCGTCACACCGCCGACCTGACGCCATGGCAGCACCCCGCGGCGCAGGCACCAATCGGCATCGGCGCGGTCGATCAGACGCGGATCGGGGGCCTCGGTTCGCGGATCGACATGCAGGATGCCGAAATGCCGTGCCAGAAGGGGATAGAGCCGGTCCGCCGGCACCGATCGCAGCGCCAGAAGCGCCGCTGCCAGCGACAGATCCTGCCGCAGGGCAAAGCTGCGCGCGTTGGCGATCGCATCCTCGGCCAAAGCACCTTCGGCAAGAAGGCGGCGGGCCAGTGTCAGCCGCTGCGGATGGCGCACCGCCCCCGGGGACGATCGCCGCAAGATGGACGCCATGCCATGCCCCCCGGAACCCTTGGGGGAGCATGGCCAATCAGAGTTAACGCAAGGTTAAGCGCGGCGCGCCTTCATCGCCTCGGCAAAGCGCTCGAACAGGTGATAGCTGTCCTGCGGGCCGGGGCTGGCCTCCGGGTGATACTGCACCGAGAAGACATCCTTGCCGTCCACCGCGATCCCGCAATTGGACCCGTCGAACAGGCTGACATGGGTTTCGCGCACGCCGGCGGGCAGGGTTTGGCTGTCCACGGTGAAGCCGTGGTTCATCGAGGTGATCTCCACCTTGCCGCTGACGAGATCCTTGACCGGGTGGTTCGCGCCGTGATGCCCGTGGCTCATCTTCACCGTGCGCGCCCCGAGGGCGAGGGCGAGGATCTGGTGGCCGAGGCAGATGCCGAAGACCGGCACGTCCTTTTCCATCACGCCCTTGATCATCGGCACCGCATATTCGCCGGTCGCGGCCGGATCGCCGGGGCCGTTCGACAGGAACACGCCTTCGGGATTCAGGGCCAGCACATCCTCGGCCGTGGCCGTGGCGGGCAGGACGGTGACATCGCAGCCCGCGCTGGCAAGGCAGCGCAGGATGTTGCGCTTCGCACCATAGTCGATGGCGACGACGCGCAGGCCCTCGCCCTCGCGCTTGGCGAAACCTTCGGACCACGCCCAACGCATCTCATCCCAGCGGTAGGACTGTGCGCAGGTCACGTCGCGGGCCAGATCCAGCCCGACGAGGCCCTGCCACGCCTTCGCCCGCGCAACCAGCGCCGGAACGTCGAAATTGCCGTCGGGATCGTGGGCCAGCGCGACATGGGGCGCGCCCTGCTGGCGGATCGCCCGCGTCAGCCGCCGCGTGTCCAGCCCGCCGATGCCGATCCGGCCCTTCAGGCGCAGCCATTCGCCGAGTTCCGTCGTGGCCCGCCAGTTGGAGGATTCCGTCGGATCCCATTTCACCACCATGCCGGCGGCGACGGGATCGGCGGTTTCCTCGTCCTCGGACGTGGTGCCGACATTGCCGATATGGGGGAAGGTGAAGGTCACGATCTGCCCGGCATAGGACGGGTCGGTCATGATCTCTTGATAGCCCGTCATGGCGGTGTTGAAGACCAGCTCGGCCACCGTCTCGCCCACCGCGCCGAAACCTCGGCCATAGAAGACGGTCCCGTCCGCCAGCGCCAGGCAGGCTGTGGGTTTGGATTGCGTCTCCATTGCGCGACTCCTCTGGTTTCGGATAAACGGCCGTTATCTAAGGCCGCGTCGGCGCAGGGTCAAGGCGGAACATGCGGGTTCCCAGCCGCGTTCGGGCGGGGTATCGTGCCGGCTGGAACATCAAAGGTGCCCCGTAATGACGATCCGCGACAAGCTGCAAGCCGCCCTGAAGGACGCCATGCGCGCGAAAGAGGCAGAGCGCCTGTCCACGCTGCGTCTGATCAATGCCGCCATCAAAGACCGCGACATCGCCGCCCGCGCCGAGGGTGAGGATGCCGTATCCGATTCCGACATCCTCGCGGTGCTGGGCCGCATGGTGAAGCAGCGTCAGGAAAGCGCCCGCGTCTATGAGGAGGGGGAGCGCCCCGAGTTGGCTGCGCGCGAACGGGCGGAGATCAAGGTGATCGAAGAGTTCCTGCCCCGGCAGCTGTCGTCGGCCGAGATCACCGCCGCGATCGAGGATGCGGTCGCGGAAACGGGGGCGACCTCGTTGCGGGACATGGGCCGGATCATGGCGATCCTGAAGGCGAAATACACCGGGCAGATGGATTTCGGCGCGGTCGGCGCGCAGATCAAGGCGCGGCTCGGCTGAGTTTCGCCTCTGGCGGGGAACCTCTGGCCGCCGAAGCGGTTGGCCCCGCTGACCCAAGCGAGATGAAGGAGGTTTGCATGCCGGCGCAGGTCCGATACGAACACTTCACGGAAGCGGCGGAGGCGGCACTGGCCGCCCGGCGCGGAACGATCCGCAAGACGGCCCTTCGGGGCAAGCCACGCGAGATGTACGAACATCTGACCGTGGCGGAGCTGGAGGAGATGGCGCTCATCCCCGCCGCCCGCCATTAGGCACGGCGCAGCGCCCATCCGCGCGCCAAGAGCGGGCGCAGCGCAAGGCCCGCACTGACGAGAAACAGCGCGAGGCCGGCCACCGACAGGCCGGTCCCGATCTGTGCCGGAACCGTGCCGTTCGATCCGAACGCCCCCGGCGCCCATCCCAGAACCGTCCCAAGCGCGATCAGCCCGAACTGCACCCAAGCGGACCGGGCCGGCAAGGCGCGCCCCGTGATCTCCGGCAGCCAGAGATAGAACGCCGCAAAGAGCGCGAAGGCGCTGGCCAGCGCCACCACGTAATGGAAACGAGCCGGCTCCGTGCCGCCAAGGAGCGTGGTGACGGCGCCCGTGGCCATCAGCGCCAGCGCCGCCATCCCCCATGCCATCGGCAGGCCAAGGGCCGCGCCGCGCAGCACCATCAGCACCAGACCCGCCAGCATCAGCGCCGGAAGGGCGGCAAGCCGCGGGGCGAGGGCGAGGAATCCGTCCATCGGCAGGGTTCCGGCAAAGCTCTGCTGCATCCACAGGATCGTGCCAAGCGCGGCCACGATGGCCAGAAGGCCGACGAACGCCGTGCGGGCGGGCAGGGCGCGGCCGGTGGCACGTTCCGTCACATGGGCAATGATGCCGAAACCGGGCAGCAGCATGGCGAAGAGTTCGGGCTGACCGTAGAACCACAGGACGCCGCGCAGCGCGGCGACATCCCCGCCCGCATCGAGCCACAGCGCCGCCGGACGCCCGATCCCGGCGGCCAGCAGCACCGCCGCCGCCGACACCACCGGCAGCGCGGCCAGAAGCACGCAGGCCGTGATCAGCAGCGACCAGCCCAGCACCGGCACCTCGGCCGCCGGGCGTCGGCGCGCGACGACGAAGGTCGTGATGACGTTGATCGCCGAGAGGGAGCCGCTCAGCCCCACCATCGCCAGCGCGCCGAGGCCGACCGGCAGGCTGGCCGTCAGCACCGCCGCCCCCGCACCCGCCACGCCCAAGGCATGCAGCCACAGCGCCAGATGCGCCATGCGCGGAAGGGCCGGGCCGCGGGCGCCGATCTCTGCCGGAAGGGCCAGCGCGGCGATGCCGCCGAACAGCGCGGGCAGCGTCACGAAGAAGGTCATCAGCACGCCATGCGCCGCGATCGCCCCGGCCGACCCTTCGATCCAGCCGAACCGAAGCGCGGCGGCAAGGCCGCTCGCCCCGGCGCCGGCGATGAGCGCGATCAGCAGATGGGCAAGGCCGATCAGCCGGTGATCGGGCGCTGCCTTCGGTGTCATGTCGTCTGCGGCCATGCGGCCCCTCCTTGGTGGCTGGGGTGCGACCATGCCCCGTACCCTTCCGGGTCTAGCGCGCGGCGGCGGCGGTGTCCAACATCGGGAAATGCCGCGGGAAGGTCGCCATCAGCGCGGTGTCCACATCGGCCATGGTGACCGGAAGCCCCAGATCGACGAGGCTGGTGACGCCGTGTTCGCGGATGCCGCAGGGCACGATGCCATCGAAATGGCCCAGATCCGGTTCGACGTTCAGGCTGATGCCGTGAAAGCTGACCCAGCGGCGCAGCTTCACGCCGATCGCGGCGATCTTGTCCTCGCGCACCGAGCCGTCGAGGTTCGGCGCCTTGTCGGGGCGTGTGACCCAGACGCCGACGCGCCCCTCGCGCCGTTCGCCGCGCACGCCGAATTCGGCCAGCGTGTCGATGACCCATGCCTCCAGCGCGGCGACGAACCGGCGCACGTCGCGCCCGCGTGCGGCCACGTCCAGCATCACATAGGCGACCCGCTGCCCCGGCCCGTGATAGGTGTACTGCCCGCCGCGGCCCACCTCGAACACCGGAAAGCGTCCGGGGGCGACCAGATCCTCGGCGCGGGCGGAGGTGCCGGCGGTATAGAGGGGGGGGTGTTCCAGCAGCCAGACCGCCTCATCCGCCTCGCCGCGCGCGATGCGGGCAACCCGATCCTCCATCGCGGCAAGGGTTTGCCGGTAATCCGCCAGCCCGGGAAGATGCGTCCAATCCATCGCCTGCGCCTTTCGTCTTCTGGCCCCACAGATGGGCGAAACGGCGCGCGGATACAATCGTGAAGAGGGGCGAAGAATCCGCTTTTCAAGCCTCGATGAACCGGCTACAAGCCCGTCACCAAGCCAAGACAGTGCGGTCGTGGCGGAATTGGTAGACGCGCAGCGTTGAGGTCGCTGTGGGGTAACTCCCGTGGAAGTTCGAGTCTTCTCGACCGCACCATCACTACGAGCAGGGCGGACCGCAAGGTCCGCCCTTCGTCGTTTCAGCCCTCCGCACGGTGCCCTTTCGTCGCCTTAACGCCGCCCATGCATCCTGATCCGCGACTGTGGAAAGGACATGGCATGGACGGATATGGATGGACGCTCTGCGCCCTCTGGGCCGAAGGGGCGCGGACGCTGATTCCCAGCGCGATGGGCGGGCTGACGCGGTGGATCACGGGGCGGCGGCGCAGCCTGCGCGATGCGGGGGTGGCCGTGGCGGGCGGGATGCTGGCGGGGTTCTATCTGTGGCCCGCGATCCTGTGGATCATCGGCATGGAGGAAACGCCCCATGCCACCGCGATGGCGGCCTATATCGCGGGCACGCTCGGGATGTCGGCGGTGCGCGCGCTGATGGCACTGGTGGAGGCGCGCGCGCAGAGGCTGCGCGATGCCTGATCCCCTGTTCCGCCTGATCTGCGAAGAGGGCCGCGCATGGGCGCTGGCCGGTATTGTCACCATCCTGTTCTGGGGGATCGCCGTATGAGCACCCGTTTCCAAGGCCGCGCACGCCGGCTTGATGATTACGACCTGCCCGAGATCGGCGCCCTGATCGGCGTCGGAGAGGACGAATTGCACGCCGTCATCGATGTCGAGACGGCGGGCGGCGGCTTCGACCGGCAGGGCCGCCCCCGCATGCTGTTCGAGCCGCATATCTTCTGGCGCGAACTGCCCGAGGCCAAGCGCCGCAGCGCCGAGCGGGCGGGCCTTGCCTATGCCCGGTGGGGCGAGGCGCCCTATCCGGCCGACAGCTATCCGCGGCTGGAGATGGCGATGCTGCTGGATTCGCGCGCGGCGTTGCGGTCGGCCTCTTGGGGCCTTGGGCAGATCATGGGCTTCAACCACAAGGCGGCGGGCTACGACACGGTGCAGGGCATGGTCGCGGCCTTCATGGACGACGAGGCGGCGCAGCTCGAGGGCATGGTCTGCTTCATCCGGTCCGAGGGGCTGGACGACGAGCTGCGCCGCCATGACTGGTCCGCCTTTGCGCGCGGCTATAACGGGGCGGGCTATGCCACGCATGGCTATCACACGCGGCTTGCGGCGGCCTATGCCAAATGGGCACGCATCCCCGATACGGTCGGGGCCCGCGCATGAGGGGGTGGCTGATCCTCGCGGCGCTGGTGTTCGGGCTGGGCTGCGGGGGGCAGGGGTGGCGGATGGGCCATGCCGCCGCCGAGCGTCAGGCGCTGGTGCGGCTGGCGGCGGCGCGGACCGCCGCCGACCGGGCCGAGGCCGCGCGCCTTGCCCTTGCTGCCGAACGCGACCGACTTGCCCGTTTTCTGGAGGATGCCGCCCATGCGGACCCTGATGCCGATACCCTTGCTCTGCGTGCTGACAGCGTGCGCCGCATCGCCCGCCGCTGAACCGCCGCCCGCGCTGCTGCTGCCCTGCGCGGCGCCGGTGGATCTGCCGGACCACGCCATGACGCAGGCAGAGGTGGAACTGGCATGGGGCCGCGACCGGGGCGCGCTGCGCGACTGTGCAGGCCGTCTGGGCGGGCTCGCCGATTGGGCGGGGGATTAGGGCAGCAGGTGCAGCCAGCCCCAGATGCTGAGCATCGACAGACCCGTCGCCATCAGCACCGAGGTCGCGCTGACGCGCAGCGCCACGCCGTAGAGGTTCGCGAACAGATAGGCGTTCATGCCCGGCGCCATGGACGCCGTCACCACCGCCGAGCGCATCTGATCCGTATCCAGCCCCACGGCGCGCCCGATCAGGAAGGCCAGCCCCGGATGCACCACGAGCGAGAGCACGCAGACCATCGCGATGATCTTGGCATCCCCCTCGGGGCGGTAGCGATAGAGGACGCCTCCCAGCCCGAACAGCGCCGCCGGCAGCGCGGCGCGCATCATCATCGCAACGCCGCCATCGATGAAACCGGGGATCGGCAGGCCCGTCAGGTTCACCGCAAGGCCCAGCGTGATGCCGATCACCAAGGGCTGGCGCAGGATGGACCGGCCGATCTGAAGGCCCAGCCGCGCGGTGGACAGCCCCGTCCCCCGCGCGCGCACGATCTCCATCGAGGCGATGCCGAGGCTGTAGAGGATGGGCGAATGCAGCGCGATGATGGTGAAGTTGCCCTGAAGCGCATCGGCGCCATAGGCGCGTTCCATGATCGGCAGGCCCAGCAGCAGCGAGTTGGAGAAGAGGCAGCAGAAGCCGATCGCCACCGCATCCTCGATCGGGCGGCGGAACACGAATTGCGCGGCCAGCCAGCCGATGACGAAGGACACGATCGCCCCGGTATAGAACGAGGCGAAGAGGCGGATGTCGAAGCTGTCGGCCACATCCAGCCGGCACATGTTGTAGAAGAGCAGGCACGGCACCGCGAAGTTCTGCGCAAAGCGCATGACGCCGTCCACGGCCGCATCGAGGATCAGGTTCGCCCATCGCGCCCACCACCCGAAGGCGATGACGGCAAAGACGGGAAGGATGACCTCGAGCAGTGCCGTCATGGAAGTTCCAGCCTCATTCCGTCATAGGCGGGAAGGATGCCCTCCGGCAGTTCCCCCCGCAGGGTGTCGTAATCCATATCGAGATGCATGTTCGTCAGCACCGCCCGGCGCGGCGCGGCGCGGGCGATCCAGTCCAGCGCCAGCGCCAGATGCGCATGGGTCGGATGCGGTTTGCGGCGCAGCGCATCCACGATGAAGAGATCGAGATCGCGAAGTTCCTCCCACGCCGCCTCGGGCAGTTCCACGGCGTCGGGCAGATAGGCCGCGCGCCCGATGCGGAAACCAAGGGCGTCGATCCCGCCATGCCGCGCGGTGAAGGGGCGGAAGGGGATCGGGCCCCCATCGCCCGCGATTTCGAACGGGCCGTCGATCCGGTGCAGATCGAGGATCGGGGGATAGTGCGAACCCGGCGGCTGCACGAAGGCATAGGCAAAGCGCGTCAGCAGCGCATCCTGCGTCGCCTGATCGGCCCAGACCGGCAGGCGCGTATCCGTGTTGAAGACGATCTGCCGCAGATCGTCGAGGCCGTGGACGTGATCGGCATGGGGATGGGTGTAGACCACCGCATCCAGCGTTCCGACCCCGGCATCCAGAAGCTGATCGCGCATATCGGGCGAGGTGTCGATCAGCACCCGCGTGGTGCCGCCCGGACCCTCCCGCTCCACCAGCAGCGAGCAGCGGCGGCGGCGGTTCTTGGGGTTGGCCGGAT
This DNA window, taken from Falsirhodobacter algicola, encodes the following:
- a CDS encoding glycosyltransferase, whose product is MRRSSPGAVRHPQRLTLARRLLAEGALAEDAIANARSFALRQDLSLAAALLALRSVPADRLYPLLARHFGILHVDPRTEAPDPRLIDRADADWCLRRGVLPWRQVGGVTVILAPLPEVFDAEREHLAARFGPVVCALADEGGINAALLAARGATLALLAQHRVPDRYSCRGWSTAAVQQPLALGLVVLGGLVLLWPGGVLAAATIWAVISLVLCMGLKLAAAIAAHRAVPPPPSALPARLPIVSVIVALYREADIAERLIQRLSCLDYPRERLEILLAVEERDHLTRDALARAALPPWMRVIVTPHGKLKTKPRALNHALSTCRGSIVGIFDAEDAPAPDQIRRVVARFAAAGPELACLQGILDYYNPRTNWIARCFTIEYATLFRVILPGIQRMGMAIPLGGTTLYVRREVLEHVGAWDAHNVTEDADLGLRLARSGYRTEMIATVTQEEANCMPLAWVKQRSRWQKGYMMTWIVHMRAPARLWREIGARAFIGFQIMFFCALSQAILAPVLWSYWLLALGLPHPVTQALPGWCVILLVAMFLMTEAINITIGILAIRKTGHRMNPLWVPTMLLYFPLATFSVYKALWEMVRNPFYWDKTSHGHFG
- the carA gene encoding glutamine-hydrolyzing carbamoyl-phosphate synthase small subunit; the protein is METQSKPTACLALADGTVFYGRGFGAVGETVAELVFNTAMTGYQEIMTDPSYAGQIVTFTFPHIGNVGTTSEDEETADPVAAGMVVKWDPTESSNWRATTELGEWLRLKGRIGIGGLDTRRLTRAIRQQGAPHVALAHDPDGNFDVPALVARAKAWQGLVGLDLARDVTCAQSYRWDEMRWAWSEGFAKREGEGLRVVAIDYGAKRNILRCLASAGCDVTVLPATATAEDVLALNPEGVFLSNGPGDPAATGEYAVPMIKGVMEKDVPVFGICLGHQILALALGARTVKMSHGHHGANHPVKDLVSGKVEITSMNHGFTVDSQTLPAGVRETHVSLFDGSNCGIAVDGKDVFSVQYHPEASPGPQDSYHLFERFAEAMKARRA
- a CDS encoding GatB/YqeY domain-containing protein yields the protein MTIRDKLQAALKDAMRAKEAERLSTLRLINAAIKDRDIAARAEGEDAVSDSDILAVLGRMVKQRQESARVYEEGERPELAARERAEIKVIEEFLPRQLSSAEITAAIEDAVAETGATSLRDMGRIMAILKAKYTGQMDFGAVGAQIKARLG
- a CDS encoding DUF3008 family protein, translating into MPAQVRYEHFTEAAEAALAARRGTIRKTALRGKPREMYEHLTVAELEEMALIPAARH
- a CDS encoding cbb3-type cytochrome c oxidase subunit I, which encodes MAADDMTPKAAPDHRLIGLAHLLIALIAGAGASGLAAALRFGWIEGSAGAIAAHGVLMTFFVTLPALFGGIAALALPAEIGARGPALPRMAHLALWLHALGVAGAGAAVLTASLPVGLGALAMVGLSGSLSAINVITTFVVARRRPAAEVPVLGWSLLITACVLLAALPVVSAAAVLLAAGIGRPAALWLDAGGDVAALRGVLWFYGQPELFAMLLPGFGIIAHVTERATGRALPARTAFVGLLAIVAALGTILWMQQSFAGTLPMDGFLALAPRLAALPALMLAGLVLMVLRGAALGLPMAWGMAALALMATGAVTTLLGGTEPARFHYVVALASAFALFAAFYLWLPEITGRALPARSAWVQFGLIALGTVLGWAPGAFGSNGTVPAQIGTGLSVAGLALFLVSAGLALRPLLARGWALRRA
- the lipB gene encoding lipoyl(octanoyl) transferase LipB, which codes for MDWTHLPGLADYRQTLAAMEDRVARIARGEADEAVWLLEHPPLYTAGTSARAEDLVAPGRFPVFEVGRGGQYTYHGPGQRVAYVMLDVAARGRDVRRFVAALEAWVIDTLAEFGVRGERREGRVGVWVTRPDKAPNLDGSVREDKIAAIGVKLRRWVSFHGISLNVEPDLGHFDGIVPCGIREHGVTSLVDLGLPVTMADVDTALMATFPRHFPMLDTAAAAR
- a CDS encoding N-acetylmuramidase family protein, translating into MSTRFQGRARRLDDYDLPEIGALIGVGEDELHAVIDVETAGGGFDRQGRPRMLFEPHIFWRELPEAKRRSAERAGLAYARWGEAPYPADSYPRLEMAMLLDSRAALRSASWGLGQIMGFNHKAAGYDTVQGMVAAFMDDEAAQLEGMVCFIRSEGLDDELRRHDWSAFARGYNGAGYATHGYHTRLAAAYAKWARIPDTVGARA
- a CDS encoding AEC family transporter, whose translation is MTALLEVILPVFAVIAFGWWARWANLILDAAVDGVMRFAQNFAVPCLLFYNMCRLDVADSFDIRLFASFYTGAIVSFVIGWLAAQFVFRRPIEDAVAIGFCCLFSNSLLLGLPIMERAYGADALQGNFTIIALHSPILYSLGIASMEIVRARGTGLSTARLGLQIGRSILRQPLVIGITLGLAVNLTGLPIPGFIDGGVAMMMRAALPAALFGLGGVLYRYRPEGDAKIIAMVCVLSLVVHPGLAFLIGRAVGLDTDQMRSAVVTASMAPGMNAYLFANLYGVALRVSATSVLMATGLSMLSIWGWLHLLP
- a CDS encoding MBL fold metallo-hydrolase, with the translated sequence MMRLTILGCGSSGGVPRLGGHWGDCDPANPKNRRRRCSLLVEREGPGGTTRVLIDTSPDMRDQLLDAGVGTLDAVVYTHPHADHVHGLDDLRQIVFNTDTRLPVWADQATQDALLTRFAYAFVQPPGSHYPPILDLHRIDGPFEIAGDGGPIPFRPFTARHGGIDALGFRIGRAAYLPDAVELPEAAWEELRDLDLFIVDALRRKPHPTHAHLALALDWIARAAPRRAVLTNMHLDMDYDTLRGELPEGILPAYDGMRLELP